A region from the Wolbachia endosymbiont of Folsomia candida genome encodes:
- a CDS encoding IS4 family transposase — protein sequence MFYYKEIISKLPKAVLDEIGKAVGVDYKVGKLTGENIFNLLLYSILEKNELSLRTIEENYRRMFCLNTRHSSVASRLKTIPIKYFERIFSFVLQSFCNQKDQEKLLIIDSTTLQLSSKLLQSAIPWRGGAKNMVKCTVATDGRFAKLLNLYTQAKGSSDSTSFREMILNHGQESICIFDRGLQKRATFEEFIDKGIHFITRGNDNIRYQIVRIHGKVAGMQTGTLELMEDVVVRLGQKGSRFLSFEIRLIKAQNRQNGEVLTFLTNIYEMSAEEVCALYKRRWSIEVFFKFIKQELNTKHFLGHSKNTILVTLYMILIASVLLTEYRKRSEIKSYKFARRAFMNELRLEILKPVIEYCGGNPEKVYDYYLFHFP from the coding sequence GTGTTTTATTACAAAGAAATAATATCAAAATTGCCGAAAGCAGTGTTAGATGAAATAGGCAAAGCGGTTGGCGTTGATTACAAAGTGGGCAAACTTACGGGAGAAAATATATTTAATTTACTGCTGTACAGCATATTGGAGAAAAACGAGCTGAGCTTGCGGACTATCGAGGAAAATTATCGTCGGATGTTTTGCCTGAATACGCGCCATTCATCGGTGGCAAGCCGCTTAAAAACGATACCAATTAAGTACTTCGAAAGAATTTTTTCGTTCGTTTTACAAAGTTTTTGTAACCAAAAAGACCAAGAAAAGCTATTAATTATAGATTCCACAACCCTGCAGTTATCGAGCAAATTACTGCAATCTGCAATACCATGGCGTGGTGGTGCAAAGAATATGGTAAAGTGCACCGTTGCCACTGACGGCAGGTTTGCAAAGTTGCTGAACTTGTATACTCAAGCCAAGGGCTCCTCTGACAGCACATCGTTCCGGGAAATGATTTTAAATCACGGTCAAGAGTCGATTTGCATATTTGATCGAGGACTGCAAAAACGTGCAACTTTCGAGGAGTTTATAGATAAAGGCATACATTTTATCACACGTGGCAACGATAATATTCGTTATCAAATTGTGCGTATCCACGGAAAAGTTGCAGGCATGCAGACTGGAACGCTTGAGCTAATGGAAGATGTAGTAGTCAGGCTGGGGCAAAAAGGTTCAAGATTTTTGTCGTTTGAAATCAGGCTAATTAAAGCGCAAAATCGACAGAATGGCGAAGTTCTCACATTTTTGACTAATATTTATGAAATGTCTGCTGAAGAAGTCTGCGCTCTTTACAAAAGGCGCTGGTCAATAGAAGTTTTCTTCAAATTTATCAAGCAGGAGCTCAACACGAAGCATTTTCTTGGACATAGCAAAAACACAATTTTGGTCACACTATACATGATTCTTATTGCTTCGGTTTTATTAACAGAATACAGAAAACGCAGCGAAATCAAGAGTTATAAGTTTGCAAGGAGAGCTTTTATGAATGAACTCAGGCTTGAAATCCTAAAACCTGTCATTGAATATTGTGGTGGAAACCCAGAAAAAGTCTACGATTATTACCTTTTTCACTTTCCATAA
- a CDS encoding NAD kinase, giving the protein MSYRNIGYIASESPKSQKVSKLLQELDFINIAEENKSEIDLLIVVGGDGFMLRTLHNYVMDNKNMHVYGINTGNVGFLMNKCFNSSEDLIDHIEHTISTQLTLLKMEAIDTSGNKYHYTAVNEVYVFRKTNQIVEMNVTINNKLKVEKFRGDGIILSTPTGSTAYNFSAGGPILPLNSNLFSLTSINSYYPRHWNGALISNDTVVQIDINDVKNRPAIVVSDYKEFHDISQIKIQKDQENTITLLFDKDYSLNERIFDKQFLY; this is encoded by the coding sequence ATGAGTTACAGAAATATAGGCTATATTGCTTCTGAATCACCAAAATCACAGAAAGTATCTAAGCTATTACAAGAGCTTGATTTTATCAATATAGCAGAGGAAAATAAATCCGAAATTGATCTACTCATAGTTGTTGGTGGCGATGGCTTTATGCTTCGTACATTACATAATTATGTTATGGATAATAAAAACATGCATGTGTATGGCATAAACACAGGTAATGTTGGATTTTTAATGAATAAGTGTTTTAACAGCAGTGAAGATTTAATTGATCATATAGAGCATACAATTTCAACTCAGTTAACCTTATTAAAAATGGAAGCCATAGATACAAGTGGCAATAAATATCACTATACAGCGGTAAATGAGGTATACGTTTTTAGGAAAACGAATCAAATAGTGGAAATGAATGTCACTATTAATAACAAGCTAAAAGTAGAAAAATTTAGGGGAGATGGGATAATACTCTCCACACCAACGGGCAGCACTGCATATAATTTCTCTGCTGGCGGTCCAATATTACCACTCAATTCAAACTTATTTTCACTTACTTCTATCAATAGTTATTACCCTAGGCATTGGAATGGAGCACTTATCTCAAATGATACTGTAGTGCAAATTGACATTAACGACGTAAAAAATCGTCCAGCAATTGTCGTTTCAGATTATAAAGAATTTCACGATATATCACAGATAAAAATACAAAAAGACCAAGAAAACACAATCACGCTGCTTTTTGATAAGGATTATTCTCTCAATGAAAGAATTTTTGACAAGCAATTTTTGTATTAA
- a CDS encoding integrase core domain-containing protein produces the protein MRELGMRRNTEDKTLERNYQSKWRFLIKEYEQTKAKKHPFYRFVGDFYHANGINRQTFCKYYNRYRNSGLEKEFLPRKRGPRWESRRTDIEIEKAVIEERKKGINKYEICAILAKKLGNKTPSPSGIYNIIKRAGMNKLSTKEKEVKRKIIREKAGELAHIDCHYLSKDMIINESKRYYLVCVIDDASRIAWAEVLENIQSLNVMFAVLRCFNYIKQSYSIQFKEVMTDNGPEFASRSNLDGHPFERMLVEIGLKHLYTRPYRPQTNGKVERFWRTLNDDLIEGTTFETVQEFKDELFRYLIYYNEHRPHQALGGITPLSFLQNLSMN, from the coding sequence TTGAGGGAGTTAGGTATGAGAAGAAACACAGAAGATAAAACTTTAGAGAGAAATTACCAAAGTAAATGGAGATTTTTGATCAAAGAATATGAGCAAACAAAGGCAAAAAAGCATCCATTTTATAGATTTGTAGGCGATTTTTATCACGCTAATGGAATCAACAGACAAACATTCTGTAAATATTATAATAGGTATAGAAATAGCGGATTAGAAAAAGAGTTTTTACCAAGAAAAAGAGGTCCAAGATGGGAAAGTAGAAGAACAGATATTGAAATAGAAAAAGCAGTTATAGAGGAGCGGAAAAAAGGGATAAATAAATATGAAATTTGTGCTATACTAGCAAAAAAGTTGGGCAACAAAACACCTTCTCCATCTGGTATATATAATATTATTAAGAGAGCCGGCATGAATAAGTTGAGCACAAAAGAAAAAGAGGTGAAGAGAAAGATAATCAGGGAAAAAGCTGGAGAATTGGCACATATAGACTGTCATTATCTGAGTAAAGATATGATAATAAATGAGAGCAAAAGATACTATTTAGTGTGTGTAATAGACGATGCAAGCCGTATAGCATGGGCAGAAGTTTTAGAAAATATTCAGAGTCTGAATGTAATGTTTGCAGTGCTCAGATGTTTTAATTATATAAAGCAAAGTTACAGTATTCAGTTCAAAGAAGTAATGACAGACAATGGACCAGAGTTTGCATCAAGAAGTAATTTGGATGGACATCCATTTGAAAGAATGTTAGTTGAAATTGGCTTAAAGCATTTATATACAAGGCCATATAGACCACAAACAAATGGCAAAGTAGAGCGCTTTTGGCGGACTTTAAATGATGATTTGATTGAGGGAACAACGTTTGAGACCGTTCAAGAATTTAAGGATGAATTGTTTAGATATTTAATTTATTACAATGAACACAGGCCGCATCAAGCTCTTGGAGGTATTACTCCTTTGAGCTTTTTGCAAAATTTGTCAATGAATTAG
- the gpmI gene encoding 2,3-bisphosphoglycerate-independent phosphoglycerate mutase, translating into MNFKSVVLCILDGWGNGIEGSKYNAISNVNPRCWQHISSNYPKCNLFACGTDVGLPDGQIGNSEVGHMNIGSGRVVMQSLQRINQEIEAIENNKNLQDFISNLKAKNGICHIMGLISDGGVHSHQKHISILANKISQCGVQVVIHAFLDGRDTLPNSAKKCIQEFEDDIKNNDIKIVTISGRYYAMDRDNRWERTIEAYEAIAFAKAPGHNDAISLIDQNYQDNITDEFIRPAVIGNYQGIKPEDGVLLANFRADRMIQLTSMLLGRSGHLGVIPASNAGVNGSHLSMMQYKEDFKIPCLFSPTSFSNTLGQIISDNKLQQLRIAETEKYAHVTYFFNCGKEEPFSGEERILIPSPKVKTYDLQPEMSAFELTETLVKKIYSQEFALIVVNYANPDMVGHTGNIKAAEKAVLAVDDCLQKVLNVVKEIGNTALIVTADHGNVECMFDEESNTPHTAHTLNKVPFIVCSDFCDSLNLRDGNLSNIAPTILQLLGIKKPDEMTSSSLIIMDEA; encoded by the coding sequence ATGAACTTTAAATCTGTGGTTTTGTGTATACTGGATGGTTGGGGAAATGGAATAGAGGGCAGCAAGTATAACGCTATTAGTAACGTAAACCCACGTTGCTGGCAGCATATTAGTTCTAATTATCCAAAGTGTAATTTATTCGCCTGTGGAACTGATGTTGGATTACCAGATGGTCAAATAGGTAATTCAGAAGTCGGCCATATGAATATTGGAAGTGGCAGAGTGGTAATGCAAAGTCTGCAGCGTATTAACCAGGAAATTGAGGCAATAGAAAACAATAAAAACCTACAAGATTTTATCAGTAATTTAAAAGCCAAGAATGGTATATGCCATATAATGGGGTTAATATCAGATGGTGGCGTGCACTCGCATCAAAAGCATATTTCAATCTTAGCAAACAAAATATCACAATGTGGAGTTCAAGTAGTGATACATGCCTTTTTAGATGGAAGAGATACACTTCCTAATTCGGCAAAAAAATGCATTCAAGAATTTGAAGATGATATAAAGAACAATGATATAAAAATTGTCACTATCTCGGGGCGTTATTACGCTATGGACCGTGATAATAGGTGGGAAAGAACAATTGAAGCTTATGAGGCTATCGCATTTGCAAAAGCGCCAGGTCATAATGATGCGATATCACTCATTGATCAAAATTATCAAGACAATATAACAGATGAATTTATTAGGCCTGCGGTAATCGGGAATTATCAAGGTATAAAACCTGAAGATGGAGTGCTTCTAGCTAACTTCCGTGCTGACCGAATGATACAATTAACAAGTATGTTGCTTGGCAGATCAGGACATTTAGGTGTCATTCCAGCTAGTAACGCCGGAGTAAATGGATCCCATTTAAGTATGATGCAGTATAAAGAAGACTTTAAAATTCCTTGTCTTTTTTCTCCTACATCTTTTTCTAACACTTTAGGTCAGATCATATCGGACAATAAATTGCAACAATTACGTATTGCTGAAACTGAAAAATATGCACATGTGACTTATTTTTTTAATTGTGGCAAAGAAGAACCTTTTTCTGGCGAAGAAAGAATACTCATTCCTTCACCAAAAGTTAAAACTTATGACCTGCAGCCAGAAATGTCAGCTTTTGAACTCACAGAAACGCTGGTAAAAAAGATTTATTCACAAGAATTTGCACTGATAGTTGTAAACTACGCTAATCCTGATATGGTTGGGCATACTGGCAATATCAAAGCGGCTGAGAAAGCTGTATTAGCTGTAGATGATTGTCTTCAAAAAGTGCTAAATGTTGTTAAGGAAATTGGTAATACTGCGTTGATTGTTACTGCAGATCATGGAAATGTGGAATGTATGTTTGACGAAGAAAGCAACACTCCACATACAGCGCACACTCTAAACAAAGTGCCATTTATTGTATGCTCTGATTTTTGTGACAGTCTAAATTTGAGAGATGGAAATTTATCTAACATTGCGCCTACCATTCTACAGTTACTTGGAATTAAAAAACCAGACGAAATGACGAGTAGTTCGCTGATTATAATGGATGAGGCTTAA
- a CDS encoding IS4 family transposase yields the protein MIKGLKMYGVNTNTQYTDSLGDKWLERELRHVNLGDIRLNKRLITTSYLIERKASGSINQSCGGWKEAKGAYRLFSNEKLEAEKIYSSHHKETAERIKGNKLIFSIQDTSYLDFDSHINTKGLGSISKAYTKHKKGLLLHSALMVSKEGLPLGLSSQQCWARPARKEETAKEKANRKYRTSIEEKESYKWIAALKETINNVSKDVQLVTLGDREADIFKFLWIAESLGSFYVIRNRANRKFICTEEGKTDLQTRIAQLPVKEKIVLEVAKNGHQKSRKANIEVKYMKGYIPIRAPYIYGSKDTAHKISDKVAVYVVSAKEMDPPKGVEAIDWTLLTNVPVNSTLDAIERINWYKLRWKIEEYFRILKSGCKIESSRLTTKERLQKLIAIKSIITFKILYLTKVALSHPMEACTKVLSNEEWKALYIREHQVATLPEEPPNIKQAIIWLGKLGGFMNRKGDNLPGSMTLWRGYENLRESMVMLHIITSQSYG from the coding sequence TTGATAAAGGGTTTAAAAATGTACGGAGTAAATACAAATACGCAATATACTGATAGCTTAGGGGACAAATGGCTAGAAAGAGAGTTGAGACATGTTAATCTGGGAGATATAAGGCTTAATAAGAGGCTTATTACAACAAGTTATCTTATAGAGCGTAAGGCATCTGGATCAATTAATCAAAGTTGTGGTGGATGGAAAGAAGCTAAGGGCGCGTACAGGTTGTTTAGTAATGAAAAGCTTGAGGCCGAGAAAATTTATTCTTCTCATCATAAAGAAACAGCGGAAAGGATAAAAGGAAATAAGCTTATATTTTCAATCCAAGATACTAGTTATTTGGATTTTGACTCTCATATAAATACCAAAGGGCTAGGCAGTATTTCTAAAGCTTATACAAAGCATAAAAAGGGTTTGCTGCTGCATAGTGCCTTAATGGTCAGTAAAGAAGGATTACCTTTAGGTTTATCTTCTCAACAGTGCTGGGCGCGTCCCGCTAGAAAAGAAGAAACAGCAAAAGAAAAAGCAAATAGGAAATACCGTACTTCTATAGAGGAGAAAGAAAGTTATAAGTGGATAGCAGCACTAAAAGAAACCATAAATAACGTTTCCAAAGATGTACAACTTGTCACTCTTGGTGATAGGGAAGCAGATATCTTCAAATTTTTATGGATAGCTGAATCATTGGGTAGTTTTTATGTAATCCGTAACCGAGCTAATAGAAAATTTATCTGTACTGAAGAGGGAAAAACAGATTTGCAAACACGCATAGCTCAACTTCCGGTAAAAGAGAAAATCGTCTTGGAAGTTGCTAAAAACGGGCACCAGAAGTCAAGAAAAGCAAATATTGAAGTAAAATATATGAAAGGCTATATACCTATCAGAGCGCCTTACATTTATGGGTCAAAAGATACAGCACATAAAATAAGTGATAAAGTCGCTGTATATGTGGTAAGCGCAAAGGAAATGGATCCTCCTAAAGGAGTTGAAGCTATCGATTGGACTTTGTTAACTAATGTACCAGTTAATAGCACTTTAGATGCCATAGAAAGGATAAATTGGTATAAGCTACGATGGAAAATTGAAGAATACTTTAGAATTTTAAAATCAGGATGTAAAATAGAAAGCTCTCGTTTAACTACAAAGGAAAGGCTACAGAAATTAATTGCTATAAAGAGCATTATTACATTTAAAATTTTATATTTAACAAAAGTGGCTTTATCGCATCCTATGGAGGCTTGCACTAAGGTTCTAAGCAATGAAGAGTGGAAAGCTCTTTACATACGTGAGCATCAAGTGGCCACATTGCCCGAAGAACCTCCAAACATAAAACAAGCTATTATTTGGTTAGGAAAATTAGGTGGGTTTATGAATAGAAAAGGTGATAATTTACCAGGAAGTATGACTCTATGGCGAGGCTATGAAAATCTTAGAGAGAGCATGGTTATGCTTCACATAATAACTTCTCAAAGTTATGGGTAA
- the radC gene encoding RadC family protein, with translation MVKDYTKGHRKRLREKIILDNGQSLRDYEVLEHILYSAYSRIDVKPIAKGLIDNFGSLNKVFNADLEALQDVDGVNNAAISAIFCVKQAFVRSARDEVKNLPIINNWKKLLDYLRISIGSINKENFRVIYMNKKYRLIAEDLQDVGTVDQTPVYIREIIKRALLIGSTSIVISHNHPSGDVQPSNSDIFLTKQLAEACQSIGIELVDHIIIAFNNHFSFKENRLL, from the coding sequence ATGGTTAAAGATTATACAAAGGGACATAGAAAGAGATTAAGAGAGAAAATTATCTTAGATAATGGACAATCGTTACGTGATTATGAGGTTTTAGAGCACATTTTGTATTCAGCATATAGTAGGATTGATGTTAAACCTATTGCAAAGGGCTTGATAGATAATTTTGGTAGTTTGAATAAAGTTTTTAATGCTGATCTGGAAGCACTGCAAGATGTTGATGGAGTCAATAATGCTGCAATATCTGCTATCTTTTGTGTAAAACAAGCCTTTGTTCGTTCTGCAAGAGATGAAGTGAAGAATCTACCAATAATTAACAATTGGAAAAAATTACTTGATTATTTAAGAATTAGTATAGGCAGTATCAATAAGGAAAATTTTCGTGTTATTTACATGAATAAAAAATATCGTTTAATCGCTGAGGATCTGCAAGATGTTGGTACAGTCGATCAAACACCCGTTTATATAAGAGAGATTATTAAGCGTGCTCTTTTGATTGGCTCAACATCCATTGTGATATCTCACAACCATCCAAGTGGGGATGTTCAGCCCTCAAATAGCGATATATTTCTAACTAAACAATTGGCAGAAGCTTGTCAAAGTATAGGAATAGAGTTAGTAGATCACATTATAATCGCATTTAATAACCACTTTAGCTTTAAGGAAAATAGGTTGTTATGA
- a CDS encoding cation diffusion facilitator family transporter yields MAVTHNGKHSAAESKRLIYSIIIVAITMFMEIAGGIISHSLALLSDAGHMLTDLFALVLSWLAHKFAAKKSDLQRSYGYHRLQIIAAFVNGLTLFFIAIIIIVESIKRFIYPVNVEWKVMLIIATLGLISNIIVFFILHSKCENNINIKSAVLHVIGDILGSVAAILASIIIMFTNWQIVDPILSVFVSVIILNSGYKIIKHSCHILLEGTPEGISIEEIKSKITSELPEVMDVHHIHTWSLSDNYFIITMHAKIKQNAQHTDVLCNIKKILLEKFEIAHSTVEIEYDECADDKVLKH; encoded by the coding sequence ATGGCAGTAACACATAACGGCAAACATTCAGCAGCTGAGTCTAAACGCTTAATCTATTCCATAATAATAGTTGCAATAACTATGTTTATGGAAATAGCAGGTGGAATAATTTCACATTCACTTGCTTTATTATCAGATGCTGGGCACATGCTCACAGACCTATTTGCTTTAGTTTTGAGTTGGTTAGCACACAAATTTGCAGCTAAGAAATCTGATTTGCAGAGGTCATATGGATATCATCGATTACAGATAATTGCAGCATTTGTTAACGGTTTAACTTTATTCTTCATTGCAATAATTATTATAGTTGAGTCGATAAAGAGATTTATTTATCCAGTCAATGTTGAGTGGAAAGTAATGCTGATAATTGCAACTCTAGGGCTTATTTCTAATATAATAGTTTTTTTTATATTACATAGTAAATGTGAAAACAACATAAATATAAAAAGTGCTGTACTGCATGTGATAGGAGACATTTTAGGATCTGTAGCTGCCATACTTGCATCTATAATCATAATGTTTACCAACTGGCAAATAGTAGATCCTATTTTATCAGTATTTGTGAGTGTAATAATCTTAAATAGTGGCTATAAAATAATAAAGCATTCTTGCCATATTCTTCTTGAAGGTACACCTGAAGGTATATCAATTGAAGAAATAAAAAGTAAAATTACGTCCGAGCTGCCTGAGGTAATGGATGTACATCACATACATACATGGTCGCTGTCTGACAATTATTTTATAATAACTATGCACGCTAAAATAAAGCAAAATGCACAACACACTGATGTCCTATGTAACATAAAAAAAATACTACTGGAGAAATTCGAAATAGCGCATTCTACCGTTGAAATTGAATATGATGAATGTGCAGATGATAAAGTACTAAAACATTGA
- a CDS encoding IS5 family transposase translates to MPVKMKVSNQSEYNKFLQERGNIFHYINDAIENWHENRPKVAGGNNIYTDKVVILVHIITYLFRIGLRQTVGFIKGYLEQIGKSLQVISYSQASRRFKKLNIKINDNRVDKNNMENIEIAIDSTGIGIYNTTAGHNKKNNEVRQYRGREQARKMHVMLDISSKKVMDLKYTELYYPDHWAASKLMKNDYGKIETLYADGAYDRAMIYQQCYKLRIKTKIPPKIDAVEHQNLDYMAQRNTAVRLIRSFDGDTIEKIKQWKKEVGYGKRSYIEAFFSRLKQIFGFSFRNKSEVNREKELLLKCYLLNKFTDIGMAKFQVAS, encoded by the coding sequence ATGCCAGTCAAAATGAAAGTCAGTAACCAAAGTGAATATAACAAATTTCTTCAAGAAAGGGGAAATATTTTTCATTACATCAACGACGCCATTGAAAATTGGCACGAAAATAGACCAAAAGTAGCAGGTGGCAATAATATTTACACCGATAAAGTTGTGATTTTAGTTCATATAATAACTTATCTATTTAGGATTGGCCTGAGGCAAACGGTAGGATTTATAAAAGGATACCTCGAGCAAATAGGAAAAAGCCTACAAGTCATCAGCTATTCACAGGCCTCAAGAAGATTTAAAAAACTGAATATTAAGATTAATGACAACAGGGTTGATAAAAATAATATGGAAAATATTGAAATTGCTATAGATAGCACTGGTATTGGCATCTATAACACTACTGCTGGCCATAACAAAAAAAATAATGAAGTGAGACAATACAGAGGGAGAGAACAAGCAAGAAAAATGCATGTAATGTTAGATATAAGCAGCAAAAAAGTTATGGATTTAAAATACACTGAACTATATTATCCTGACCACTGGGCAGCTAGTAAGCTGATGAAAAATGATTATGGTAAAATAGAAACGTTATATGCAGATGGTGCATATGACAGAGCCATGATTTATCAGCAATGTTACAAGCTTAGAATAAAAACGAAAATACCACCAAAAATTGATGCAGTAGAGCATCAGAATTTGGATTATATGGCCCAAAGAAATACTGCAGTTAGGTTAATAAGATCGTTTGATGGAGATACAATAGAGAAAATAAAGCAATGGAAAAAGGAGGTAGGATATGGAAAAAGATCCTACATAGAAGCATTCTTTTCGCGATTAAAGCAAATATTTGGGTTTAGTTTTAGGAATAAATCTGAGGTTAATCGTGAGAAGGAACTGCTACTCAAGTGCTATTTGCTGAATAAATTTACTGATATAGGTATGGCTAAATTTCAGGTAGCCTCATGA
- a CDS encoding extracellular solute-binding protein: MKKAFIFTSFIAIILIVITYLYKNNEVTDSQVVNVYSSRKEELVRTLFDEFTKDTGIKVRYIIDDYSQLLSRIENGGEADLFLTADAVNLILAKKRGLLAQVDSDVLKSAIPAKLRDSEDYWFGLTKRTRMLVYNKELVNPEDLSTYEDLADQKWKGKILVRSSTSPYNRSLIAFMIANNGFEKTKEWVNGIVNNMARKPSGGDTDQIYAVAAGEGEIAIVNSYYFARVLSSSGENKKNVIDKLGAFFPNQGNNGVMVNISGAAVTKNAKNRENAVTLLEFLVSKQAQELYAKKNQEYPVIEGIETSDILKSWGDYLQSGLPLSELEKHLFQAVMIADECKWK, encoded by the coding sequence ATGAAAAAAGCCTTTATTTTCACGTCTTTCATAGCGATTATATTAATAGTAATCACCTACTTGTATAAAAACAATGAAGTTACTGATTCACAAGTAGTTAACGTATATTCGTCGCGTAAAGAAGAGCTAGTCCGTACTTTATTTGATGAATTTACAAAAGATACAGGCATTAAAGTACGTTATATCATTGATGATTATTCACAGCTCCTTTCTCGCATCGAAAATGGTGGTGAAGCTGATTTATTTTTAACTGCAGATGCGGTAAACCTAATTTTAGCAAAAAAAAGGGGGCTTTTGGCTCAAGTAGATTCAGATGTTTTGAAAAGTGCTATACCTGCAAAGCTGAGGGATAGTGAAGATTACTGGTTTGGTCTCACAAAAAGAACCAGAATGTTGGTCTATAATAAGGAATTAGTAAATCCTGAAGATTTAAGTACTTATGAAGATTTGGCAGATCAAAAGTGGAAAGGAAAGATATTAGTACGCTCTTCCACAAGTCCATACAATAGATCATTGATTGCTTTTATGATTGCAAACAATGGCTTTGAAAAGACGAAAGAGTGGGTAAATGGAATTGTGAACAATATGGCAAGGAAGCCAAGTGGTGGAGATACTGACCAAATTTATGCAGTGGCTGCTGGTGAGGGTGAGATTGCAATAGTAAATAGTTACTACTTTGCAAGGGTTCTTTCATCAAGTGGTGAAAATAAAAAAAATGTTATAGACAAGCTCGGAGCTTTTTTTCCTAACCAGGGTAATAATGGTGTAATGGTGAACATTAGTGGTGCAGCAGTAACAAAAAATGCAAAAAACAGGGAAAATGCTGTAACATTACTAGAATTTTTAGTGAGTAAACAAGCTCAAGAGTTGTACGCTAAAAAGAATCAAGAATATCCTGTAATTGAAGGTATTGAAACTTCTGATATATTAAAATCTTGGGGAGATTATTTACAAAGTGGTTTACCACTTAGTGAGCTTGAAAAACATCTCTTTCAGGCTGTTATGATAGCAGATGAGTGTAAGTGGAAGTAG
- the rpmE gene encoding 50S ribosomal protein L31, with the protein MAEINYHKIIIIMTNGEEFETRSTYGKEGDKVKLDRDPLTHPAWTGSLTSGSTSKTSRMAKFNDKYGDIF; encoded by the coding sequence ATGGCAGAAATTAATTACCATAAAATTATCATAATCATGACAAATGGTGAAGAGTTTGAGACTCGCTCGACATATGGAAAGGAAGGTGATAAAGTGAAGCTTGATAGGGATCCTCTTACTCACCCTGCATGGACTGGAAGTTTAACGAGTGGATCAACAAGCAAAACCAGCAGAATGGCTAAGTTTAACGATAAGTATGGGGATATTTTTTAA
- the fabD gene encoding ACP S-malonyltransferase: MIFAFPGQGSQFVGMGKSLYSEFSAAKQVFDEVDSILNRKLSNVIFNGPIEELTITENAQPAIMAVSIATLRVMEHVFGKSLFLDHNVKYVCGHSVGEYTALCAAEALTLESTVKLLKIRSEAMHEASLKCKGGMVALLGADLTEVEDILKSDGICEIANDNGGGQVVISGTMEALEALPDLLKNSGIKKLIKLQVSGPFHSSLMRPADEKVLEFLDGIEMKHPTLPLLSNVTAKEESDSKIIKPLLAKQIVSRVRWREMVLHMASNGINKFIEIGPNKVLSNLVKRIDQSISVQNIDNIDDINIFFNESPLLLTAKNLKLGLS, from the coding sequence ATGATTTTCGCTTTTCCTGGTCAGGGTTCCCAGTTTGTAGGAATGGGAAAAAGTCTATACAGTGAATTTTCTGCCGCCAAGCAAGTATTTGACGAAGTAGACAGCATACTAAATAGAAAATTATCTAATGTAATTTTCAACGGACCTATTGAAGAATTAACGATTACAGAAAATGCCCAACCAGCTATAATGGCAGTTTCAATTGCAACACTGCGCGTTATGGAGCATGTGTTTGGCAAATCACTTTTCTTGGATCATAATGTTAAATATGTTTGTGGACACTCAGTTGGTGAATATACAGCGCTATGTGCCGCAGAAGCTTTGACTCTTGAGTCCACAGTAAAGCTGCTAAAAATCCGTAGCGAAGCAATGCACGAAGCCTCACTAAAATGCAAAGGTGGTATGGTTGCACTGCTCGGAGCAGATTTGACTGAAGTAGAAGACATATTAAAATCAGATGGAATTTGTGAAATTGCCAATGATAATGGTGGTGGACAAGTAGTTATAAGCGGAACTATGGAGGCTCTTGAAGCATTACCTGATTTGCTCAAGAACTCTGGTATCAAGAAACTAATAAAATTGCAGGTTAGTGGACCTTTCCATTCATCTCTCATGAGACCTGCTGATGAAAAAGTTTTGGAGTTTTTAGATGGTATCGAAATGAAGCACCCTACTCTTCCTTTATTATCAAATGTTACAGCTAAAGAGGAAAGCGATTCGAAAATCATAAAACCTTTGCTCGCTAAACAAATCGTAAGCAGAGTGAGATGGAGAGAGATGGTTTTACATATGGCAAGTAATGGAATTAACAAGTTTATTGAAATTGGACCTAACAAAGTTTTATCTAATCTAGTTAAAAGAATTGATCAATCTATCAGTGTGCAAAATATAGATAATATTGATGATATTAATATTTTTTTTAATGAATCACCATTATTATTAACAGCAAAAAATTTAAAACTTGGGTTGAGTTAA